Proteins from a single region of Fodinibius sp. Rm-B-1B1-1:
- a CDS encoding YncE family protein codes for MSLWLRMLVCGFVLLTFSAGSVIAQQGAAESNDSSEQNQHIYVCNQGEATLTVIDVATNEVVDNIDLQELGFSANAKPHHAVAEPDGSYWYVTLIGENKVLKFNRENELVGQVSMEVPGLMELHPTRDLLMVGRSMSAVNPPQSIGIINRSDMTLQKEVPTFFARPHAITSTPNGAWTYIASLAENQILSLNNETEETDLINLAGDTHVFVDFAISPDGNTLVVTGQISSKLLFFDISDPSTPKLTESIDVNAQPWHPVFSADGQYVYFGNKEAHTVTVVDMESRSVEKVIEGNGLAQPHGSALSADGKYLYISNNNRKGTYNAEGTSLSGDPNGTVTVIDTKTNEIVKVIEVGAYTTGIGTNASL; via the coding sequence ATGTCTTTATGGTTGCGAATGTTGGTATGTGGTTTTGTCCTGCTAACTTTTTCTGCCGGTTCTGTAATAGCCCAACAAGGAGCTGCCGAGAGTAATGACAGTTCAGAACAGAATCAGCATATTTATGTATGCAATCAGGGAGAAGCAACGTTAACGGTTATTGATGTCGCTACCAATGAAGTTGTCGATAATATCGATTTGCAGGAGTTGGGATTCTCGGCCAATGCCAAGCCGCATCATGCTGTTGCAGAGCCTGATGGGTCGTACTGGTATGTGACATTAATTGGCGAAAATAAGGTACTCAAATTCAATCGTGAGAATGAACTGGTTGGTCAGGTATCGATGGAGGTGCCCGGGCTCATGGAGTTGCATCCTACGCGCGATTTGCTGATGGTTGGTCGTTCAATGAGCGCGGTAAATCCGCCGCAAAGTATTGGGATTATCAACCGCTCTGATATGACGCTTCAAAAAGAGGTGCCCACTTTTTTCGCACGTCCCCACGCAATTACGAGCACGCCCAATGGAGCATGGACCTATATTGCAAGCTTGGCCGAAAATCAGATCTTGTCGTTGAACAACGAAACGGAAGAAACGGACCTTATTAATCTTGCTGGAGATACGCACGTATTTGTTGATTTTGCGATATCACCCGATGGTAATACGTTGGTTGTCACCGGACAGATTTCCAGCAAACTGCTCTTTTTTGATATCAGCGATCCGTCAACTCCCAAACTTACTGAAAGTATTGATGTCAATGCGCAACCGTGGCACCCAGTGTTTTCTGCTGATGGGCAATACGTTTATTTCGGCAATAAAGAGGCACATACCGTTACGGTCGTTGATATGGAGTCGCGGTCGGTAGAGAAGGTTATTGAGGGTAATGGGCTGGCTCAACCTCACGGCAGTGCCTTATCTGCTGACGGCAAATATCTCTATATTTCTAATAATAATCGCAAGGGCACCTACAATGCTGAGGGGACGTCACTAAGTGGGGATCCCAATGGAACGGTAACGGTAATTGATACCAAAACCAACGAGATTGTGAAGGTTATCGAGGTGGGAGCCTATACTACAGGCATTGGAACCAACGCCAGCTTGTAG